The Amblyomma americanum isolate KBUSLIRL-KWMA chromosome 3, ASM5285725v1, whole genome shotgun sequence genome window below encodes:
- the LOC144123999 gene encoding uncharacterized protein LOC144123999, with product MESTPRSQRRSCGTGRPTGRSPGAPSALSFAQALQQRVVRAAPPQILSNTAVGTAVITRAEGTKGNGAHTVAPTEGVPTTSTSPTAAPVQARNGAGNTKSQNDELSFQVSGGCCCVPPRTCLNPVDGCGRQCRRSMPADSLPDRVPLPRMRSSP from the coding sequence GGCGGCCTACTGGACGCTCGCCGGGCGCCCCATCGGCGCTTTCGTTCGCGCAAGCCCTGCAGCAGCGAGTGGTCAGAGCGGCCCCACCCCAGATTCTCTCCAACACTGCCGTCGGAACAGCCGTCATCACCCGCGCAGAGGGAACCAAAGGCAACGGGGCTCACACTGTGGCGCCCACCGAAGGCGTGCCCACCACCTCGACTTCGCCGACGGCCGCGCCCGTGCAGGCCCGCAATGGTGCCGGCAACACCAAGTCGCAGAATGACGAGCTCAGCTTTCAGgtgagcggcggctgctgctgcgtgcccCCACGGACGTGTCTGAACCCTGTGGATGGGTGTGGGCGGCAATGCCGTCGTAGCATGCCAGCAGATAGTTTGCCAGACCGCGTACCgctaccgcgcatgcgcagttcgccctga